Proteins from one Leptonema illini DSM 21528 genomic window:
- a CDS encoding DUF459 domain-containing protein, whose translation MKRRSLTRILPAKSIVTGMILVLLASLTQCASGDLKNPARTKVEGPIRIVMVGDSMMGGFFGKALAEEFASRPDVFVERDYKISTGLSGLHPYDWSARTEELLRRHNPDVLIAFYGANDTLAVKEKDGKNYMFHNPEFRTRYARHVNEYVKRFAPRVKRLYLIGQPATDHRTFSVRYPVTNDIFREVCSRYPNAFYVPSWEHTTINGIYALRMPDRNGKLQKVKYEDAVHPTPAGGIIMKDALLPYFLSELDLKDAPLDVAQTEAKPSVEKAN comes from the coding sequence ATGAAACGTCGCTCTCTTACTCGAATTCTGCCTGCGAAAAGCATAGTGACCGGCATGATCCTTGTGCTGCTTGCCTCGCTTACGCAGTGTGCCTCTGGCGATCTCAAGAATCCGGCCCGGACGAAGGTTGAAGGGCCGATTCGCATCGTCATGGTCGGCGACTCTATGATGGGCGGATTTTTCGGCAAGGCGCTGGCCGAGGAATTTGCCAGCCGCCCCGACGTATTCGTCGAGAGGGACTACAAGATCTCCACCGGTCTGTCGGGGCTGCATCCGTACGACTGGTCGGCCCGCACCGAAGAGCTGCTGCGGCGACATAATCCCGACGTGCTCATCGCCTTTTATGGCGCAAACGATACGCTGGCCGTCAAAGAAAAAGACGGCAAAAACTACATGTTCCACAACCCGGAATTCCGAACGCGTTATGCGCGTCATGTCAACGAATATGTGAAGCGCTTCGCTCCGCGAGTCAAGCGTCTCTATCTCATCGGACAGCCGGCCACCGATCATCGCACGTTCTCGGTGCGTTATCCGGTGACGAACGACATCTTTCGTGAGGTTTGCAGTCGTTATCCGAATGCCTTTTATGTTCCTTCGTGGGAGCATACGACGATCAACGGCATCTACGCCCTGCGTATGCCCGACCGCAACGGAAAGCTTCAAAAAGTGAAGTATGAAGACGCCGTGCATCCGACACCGGCCGGAGGCATCATCATGAAAGATGCCCTGCTGCCCTACTTTCTCAGCGAGCTCGATCTGAAAGACGCCCCTCTCGATGTCGCGCAG
- the mntA gene encoding type VII toxin-antitoxin system MntA family adenylyltransferase antitoxin, whose protein sequence is MLDLEDAIRETVQILDTAPVEFAYLFGSMASGEQNRFSDVDLAVHREEGADVIQQTMDLYDRIGKVFEPVKLDLIILNSAPISLSGRILTKSRLIYDRAPFRRHIYESLTLRMFWDFRIKEDAFFKARFAHG, encoded by the coding sequence ATGCTTGATCTCGAAGATGCGATCCGAGAAACCGTGCAAATACTGGACACGGCTCCCGTTGAATTCGCCTATCTTTTCGGCAGTATGGCGTCGGGGGAACAGAACAGGTTTTCTGATGTCGATCTGGCCGTGCATCGGGAAGAAGGAGCCGACGTCATCCAGCAGACCATGGATCTGTATGATCGTATCGGTAAAGTATTTGAACCGGTGAAGCTCGACCTTATCATTCTGAACTCCGCTCCGATCAGCTTGAGCGGACGCATTCTGACGAAATCACGCCTTATTTATGATCGAGCACCTTTTCGCCGTCACATTTACGAATCCCTGACATTGCGTATGTTCTGGGACTTCCGTATCAAAGAAGATGCCTTCTTCAAAGCAAGGTTTGCTCATGGTTGA